One part of the Polyangiaceae bacterium genome encodes these proteins:
- the nadB gene encoding L-aspartate oxidase, translating into MTMKTDFLVLGSGVAGLSFALRAAEHGEVLVVTKRNVSDTATSWAQGGVAAVLSPEDSFERHVDDTLVAGAGLCHQVVVDLCVEEAPDAMRWLMDLGATFDEGDDGELDLGREGGHTERRVVHSKDATGKEIQRALWERAKAHPNIRFLDWHMGVDLITLSDFGGPDRCVGAYVLDENAGQIHTVLARATILATGGAGKVYLYTSNPDVATGDGVAMAYRAGAEVANMEFYQFHPTCLFHPQAKNFLISETLRGEGATLRVPGGEAFMLKHHEMGDLAPRDVVARAIDFEMKRGGYEFVHLDITHKPASYVKDRFPTIYERCLKFGLDITAEPIPVVPAAHFMCGGVTSNLHGRSSLPGLWVIGETSCTGLHGANRLASNSLLEGLVFGRRAADKLGTEIEMLRQEPWASVPDWEIGSAVASDEAVVVSQNWEELRRLMWNYVGIVRTNARLRRAARRVSLLEEEIREYYWKHLVTRDLLELRNIQCIAELIIGSAASRHESRGLHFTLDYKDSSDSWLADTVVKRGVMPHLRGR; encoded by the coding sequence ATGACGATGAAAACCGACTTCCTGGTGTTGGGCAGTGGCGTGGCCGGCTTGAGCTTTGCGTTGCGAGCCGCGGAGCACGGCGAGGTGCTGGTGGTCACCAAGCGCAACGTCAGCGATACCGCGACCAGTTGGGCGCAAGGCGGCGTGGCTGCCGTGCTCTCCCCGGAAGACTCCTTCGAGCGCCACGTGGACGACACACTCGTGGCCGGCGCGGGGCTCTGCCACCAGGTGGTCGTCGACCTGTGCGTGGAAGAGGCGCCCGACGCCATGCGCTGGCTGATGGATCTCGGCGCGACCTTCGACGAGGGCGACGATGGCGAGCTCGATCTGGGCCGTGAAGGCGGGCACACCGAGCGCCGCGTCGTTCACTCCAAGGACGCCACGGGTAAGGAGATCCAGCGCGCGCTCTGGGAGCGCGCCAAGGCGCACCCGAACATTCGCTTCCTCGACTGGCACATGGGGGTCGACCTGATCACCCTGAGCGACTTCGGCGGCCCCGATCGCTGCGTGGGCGCCTACGTGTTGGACGAGAACGCCGGGCAGATCCACACGGTACTGGCTCGGGCCACGATCTTGGCGACGGGCGGCGCGGGCAAGGTCTACCTCTACACCTCGAACCCCGACGTCGCGACAGGGGACGGCGTCGCGATGGCGTACCGAGCGGGCGCCGAAGTCGCCAACATGGAGTTCTACCAGTTTCACCCAACTTGCCTGTTTCACCCCCAGGCGAAGAACTTCTTGATCAGCGAGACGCTGCGCGGCGAGGGCGCCACCCTGCGCGTCCCCGGTGGAGAAGCGTTCATGCTCAAGCACCACGAGATGGGCGACCTCGCTCCGCGTGACGTGGTGGCCCGCGCCATCGACTTCGAGATGAAGCGCGGTGGCTACGAGTTCGTGCACCTCGACATCACTCACAAGCCCGCGAGCTACGTGAAGGACCGCTTTCCCACGATCTACGAGCGTTGCCTGAAGTTCGGGCTCGATATCACCGCGGAACCGATCCCGGTGGTGCCCGCGGCGCATTTCATGTGTGGCGGCGTCACCAGCAACCTGCACGGCCGCTCGAGCCTGCCCGGGCTGTGGGTGATCGGGGAGACCTCTTGCACGGGTCTGCACGGCGCGAATCGCCTGGCCTCGAACTCGCTGCTCGAAGGCTTGGTGTTCGGGCGCCGCGCGGCGGACAAACTCGGAACCGAAATCGAAATGCTCCGCCAGGAGCCGTGGGCCAGCGTCCCCGACTGGGAAATCGGCTCCGCGGTGGCCAGCGACGAGGCCGTCGTCGTGAGCCAAAACTGGGAAGAGCTCCGCCGCCTGATGTGGAACTACGTCGGCATCGTGCGCACGAACGCGCGCCTGCGTCGCGCCGCCCGCCGTGTCTCGCTGCTCGAAGAGGAAATCCGCGAGTACTACTGGAAGCACCTGGTCACTCGCGACTTGCTGGAGCTTCGCAACATCCAGTGCATCGCCGAGTTGATCATCGGCTCCGCCGCGAGCCGGCACGAGAGCCGCGGCCTGCACTTCACCCTCGACTACAAAGACTCTTCCGACAGCTGGTTGGCGGACACCGTGGTCAAGCGCGGAGTGATGCCGCACCTACGCGGACGCTGA
- a CDS encoding electron transfer flavoprotein subunit beta/FixA family protein, with amino-acid sequence MKILVAIKRVADPDNANKVKPAGDKVDTTGLEWKLNPFDEYALETALRLTEDGKNNKVRKGEVVVVTIGPKDTETQLRSALATGADRAIRIDAEDANLDGRLVAKALKSVVDAEKPDVVLLGKQVVDGDSNSVGQMLAELLDFPMATFAATIKEEADGKLLVGREVDGGVLTLRLTPPCLVTVDLRIVAPTSVFSKHTADSFKYAHEGVRFAPLPAIMKAKKKPLDVKALADVAGGVENASSYGGFEPPPARAAGVKVADVAELVTKLATEAKAI; translated from the coding sequence GTGAAGATCCTCGTCGCGATCAAGCGGGTCGCGGACCCCGATAACGCCAACAAGGTGAAGCCTGCGGGCGACAAGGTGGATACCACCGGCCTCGAGTGGAAGCTCAATCCCTTCGATGAGTACGCCCTCGAAACTGCGCTGCGCCTGACTGAAGACGGCAAGAACAACAAGGTGCGCAAGGGCGAGGTCGTGGTCGTGACCATCGGACCCAAGGACACGGAGACGCAGCTGCGCTCCGCTCTCGCCACGGGTGCCGACCGGGCCATCCGCATCGACGCCGAAGACGCAAACCTGGACGGCCGCTTGGTCGCGAAGGCGCTGAAGAGCGTCGTCGACGCCGAGAAGCCCGACGTGGTGCTGCTGGGCAAGCAGGTCGTCGACGGTGACAGCAACTCCGTAGGTCAGATGCTCGCCGAGCTCCTGGATTTCCCCATGGCAACCTTCGCTGCTACCATCAAGGAAGAGGCTGACGGCAAGCTGCTCGTCGGTCGTGAGGTGGACGGCGGCGTCTTGACGCTGCGCCTCACCCCCCCTTGCTTGGTCACCGTGGACTTGCGCATCGTGGCTCCCACCAGCGTGTTCTCGAAGCACACGGCGGATAGCTTCAAGTACGCCCACGAGGGTGTGCGCTTCGCGCCGCTGCCCGCGATCATGAAGGCAAAGAAGAAGCCCCTCGACGTCAAGGCGCTGGCCGACGTCGCTGGTGGCGTCGAAAACGCCTCGAGCTACGGAGGCTTCGAGCCGCCGCCCGCGC
- a CDS encoding patatin-like phospholipase family protein, with protein sequence MPYGNEPRVALCLPGGGATGAMFQMGALAALEDAVDGLDANDFDFYIGTSSGASIAAALAGGRPVQRMYRAFLDPADTYFPLERKHILRMDFAEWQRTATTALRAVGKGTRSLLKRAPEPSRTALWEELDRLYDSLPAGVFSLEGYERFLADFFYRRSVPNTFHGMPKELFILSHDLDSGEQVLFGAPGFDHVPVSRACIASMALPPFFSPVRIGDRHYIDAGAAQLAQLNVAVERGADVLVVVNPMVPVAAEQVPTGHGQQNSVRDKGYLWVANQAMRIAMHALLVEAVARIRASGDCEVILIEPEPTDGILFMHNPTSFSARRAILEYAYRTTRERVNGWLVGREAAVERAGWQTRPPVSRMPPPPLEDEA encoded by the coding sequence ATGCCTTACGGAAACGAGCCGCGAGTTGCGTTGTGCCTGCCTGGTGGAGGCGCCACCGGCGCGATGTTCCAGATGGGCGCGCTGGCAGCGCTAGAAGACGCCGTCGATGGCCTGGACGCGAACGACTTCGACTTCTACATCGGCACCTCGAGCGGCGCGAGCATCGCTGCTGCGCTCGCTGGCGGACGCCCCGTGCAGCGGATGTATCGCGCCTTCCTCGATCCGGCGGACACCTACTTTCCGCTGGAACGCAAGCACATCCTGCGCATGGACTTCGCCGAGTGGCAGCGCACGGCGACCACGGCGCTACGCGCTGTTGGCAAGGGCACTCGGAGCCTGCTCAAGCGTGCTCCGGAGCCCAGCCGCACGGCGCTCTGGGAGGAGCTAGACCGGCTCTATGACTCGCTGCCTGCAGGTGTCTTCTCCCTCGAGGGCTACGAGCGTTTCCTTGCGGATTTTTTCTATCGCCGCAGCGTGCCCAATACCTTCCACGGCATGCCGAAGGAGCTGTTCATCCTGAGCCATGACCTGGACTCTGGCGAGCAGGTGCTGTTTGGCGCACCCGGCTTCGATCACGTGCCTGTCAGCCGTGCGTGTATCGCGAGCATGGCGTTGCCGCCGTTCTTCAGCCCGGTGCGCATCGGGGATCGCCACTACATCGACGCGGGGGCCGCGCAGCTCGCGCAGTTGAACGTGGCCGTCGAGCGCGGCGCTGATGTGCTGGTGGTGGTGAACCCCATGGTGCCCGTCGCCGCGGAGCAGGTTCCGACGGGGCACGGTCAGCAAAACAGCGTACGCGACAAGGGCTACCTGTGGGTCGCAAACCAAGCGATGCGCATCGCCATGCACGCGTTGCTCGTCGAGGCTGTCGCGCGGATCCGCGCCAGCGGAGACTGCGAAGTGATCTTGATCGAACCGGAGCCGACGGATGGTATCCTGTTCATGCACAATCCCACGAGCTTTTCCGCGCGGAGAGCGATCTTGGAGTACGCCTATCGCACCACGCGAGAGCGCGTGAACGGTTGGCTCGTGGGCAGAGAGGCAGCGGTGGAGCGCGCCGGGTGGCAGACGCGGCCCCCCGTCTCCCGCATGCCTCCGCCGCCGCTCGAGGACGAAGCGTGA